The genomic region GAGTCATGAGCTCAAGGCGCTCAAACAGGGGAAAACTGAAGCCATAAAAACCCACAAGCCGATGACCTTCATTGTGAACTATCCGGCGAACAGCGCCCAGCTCAAAATGACCGATGAGCTGCGCTATGACGTTCTGCGAGCGGCCCGCAAGGGCAAGATCATCTACCTTCTGGGCCGCACCGATGGGCAGCGCCCTTCGGAGAAAGACCGGGAGATGGCTCTCAAGCGGGCGCAGGGCGTTCGGGACTACCTGGTCGACAGTGGGATTGAGGCGACCCGAATTTATGTGAACTATGCCAGTGCCACCGATTATGCGGACAACAACTGGAGTCGACTCGGACGCTATAACAATCGCCGGGTTGAGATTGAGATCTACACCGATGCGGCGGGTAAAACCGATGACCCGGCCCCGGTGGTCAAGCAAGACTCCAAAGCGCCTCAGGCTGCGGTCGATGTCGGGGCGCTCAAAGTGGCGCAGACCGGGGCTACAGCTCAGAAAAAGCCAGCAGCCCCAGCACCAGAAAAAGTGGAGAAAGTGACCCTCACCGCTGCAAAGCCTGATCTGAAATCCCAGGGCACTGTGGTGACCGGCAACAATCAAATCACCCTCAATCCGGTGCCTAAACTGGCGGCTCCCGGGGAGCAAAATGTGGTTTCCGTGGCCGAAGCGCCCGGCTCTTACACCGTGTATCAGAGCGAGAGTTATCTGAGCGCCATCGGTCGTTGGATGGTCCGCGAGGGCTACCCTAATGTGATCTGGT from Dongshaea marina harbors:
- a CDS encoding OmpA family protein; translation: MQNRKLLFVATSAALLTACAAPKPPSINGDSVAVNNPTQVKLANQEQQIQSLSHELKALKQGKTEAIKTHKPMTFIVNYPANSAQLKMTDELRYDVLRAARKGKIIYLLGRTDGQRPSEKDREMALKRAQGVRDYLVDSGIEATRIYVNYASATDYADNNWSRLGRYNNRRVEIEIYTDAAGKTDDPAPVVKQDSKAPQAAVDVGALKVAQTGATAQKKPAAPAPEKVEKVTLTAAKPDLKSQGTVVTGNNQITLNPVPKLAAPGEQNVVSVAEAPGSYTVYQSESYLSAIGRWMVREGYPNVIWSLDKATSSAMTEPVAKELLLHGNLQTVIAEISTQIGHPLHLQLFKKERAVALHQFSTRVALFDIKSGSLRKNAERLAKVMGWSVPKDAWRVNFDYPINGDSTMIIRPGYMTDSMGRLLQPYRGIQAQLVQSNHSIFFVGMQNG